CTTTTCCTGGCATCCATTCCACCTGTATTCCTTGCACTGATGCAGTATGGTCCTGTGGCAGCCCTTATCGTTATTGCAATCATTACGGTTGTGAATACGCTTGCTGAGAATGTGATTTTCCCCTCACTTGCAGGAAGGGGACTGGAACTTTATTCTTCAGTTGTATTCATATCTCTGGTCTACTGGGCCTTCGTGCTGGGACCTGCCGGAGCACTGATCTCAGTTCCTCTCACGATGGCTGTTAAATCTATACTCGATAGTTTTGAGGAGACAAAGAGTTTGGGAATGTTGCTGGGTCCAAGCAAAAGCGAAGAAAAGGTAAAAGAACCAGAATAGGGTGACTATTTCTTGTCCGTTTTTCCTGAGAACTGGCTTTCCCGGCAGGGGAGCCAGCCCGGATATTGCAAATCGCCATCAATGGCCAGGCTTAATTCTCTTAGTCATTCTATTCCTTTTTCTTCGTTTCCCCTGTAGAGACAGCAGCGAATTCCACAGCACCCTCTGATGTGACCTCACCCGCACCGGCAACTGCTTCCTCCTCAGAGACAGCGATGCCAAATACTTCAACTTCCTCAGGAGAGGAAACAACCTCGCTAGCCGCTATTCCATCCATGGTCAGATCCATAGCCAGCAATACATCCTTGCGGGCGGCCAGATGGTCACTGATCTCGTGGGAAATTTCCTTGGCCATCGTAAGTGTCTCCGTTTTAGGAGTATGCTTGCGCACCTCTTCAACAAATTTCTTGCTGGTTGTAACAACAAGGGCCGAAGTGCCGGAAGGTAGAGAGGTACCGATCTCCTTTAGAGATTTGTTGTCAAAGCCGGCATCATGATGAGCTGCGGCACCACCTACTACGGCACCCGCACCGGCACCAACGACCACACCTGCCGGTCCCCCCAACAGACCGATAACGCCGCCGATCAGGGTGCCAATCCCGACACCTTTGCCGGTACTCATATCTTCCGTCTCTTTGATGTGTACTTTTCCTTTGGCATCGTGACGCACCACGGCAGCATCATCGTAGTAAAAGCCGCCGTGCTTTTTGGACTGCTTCAAACTATCTAAAGCATGGTCTGCACCCATCTCTTCTACGTAGGCAGCTACAAACATACCCACACTTTCAGCACCTTGTCCCTCGTTTATCGTTTCCTTACTCATTGATTTCACTCCTTACTATTTAGATGGCAGTTCTGTTTACATCTGGAGTTATGATAAATCCCCATTTGCCAAAATTCAAGATCCTAACCCCAGTTGAGCATCTATTACTTTAGTTCTGGATGGTTCATACTAATCCATTTTGAACGTATACTAAGAAAGATGAGTAAAGAGGACAGTTTCGCATCATCTTCAGTAAAGACTCACTGTTTCGTTTATTTTTCCACCAGCTTCCTGTCCGACAGGCCAACCGTTGACACCAGCCCCACCAGGGCCAGGAAGATCAGGAAAGCTATCCCTACCTTAAAGGCCTGGGTCCGGTCAGCAGCATAAATATCCATGATCTCTGCTTTTAGTTCTGCATCCGCATCTGTTGTTTGCAGCCAGTTCTGTATCTGGGTGTCCGAGACCAGTTGTACACCATCCTGTACAGCCGCGTTGAGTTCCGGTTTATATTGCTGTGGAATCGCAGTGCTGTCCTCTATACTTACCGTCAGACCTGTCATCAGAGTACCAATCATTATAGTACCCACCAGAGCTACACCTATGGAGTTGCCAAGCTGTTCGAAGGTGCCGGTAATACCTGCGGTTTCAGGAGTCTCGTGCTCGTCGACCGAGGAGTAAATGAGGTTCAAGATCTGGGAAGTCACCAGTCCTATACCTGCACCGAACACAACCCCATAGCTCAGGTCCGATGGCTGTACATCCGGTTTCACAGTTGCTGCCACGATCCCAAGACCAAAGATGATCAGCAAAAATCCTGCCTGGATGATGCGCTTTGCTATGAACCTGGCTGTCAGTCTGGCCCCTACTATGGCAGCCACCAATACTGCTGCCGACAGGGGAAGAAGTGCAAAGCCCGTCTGCATTGCAGTGAACTCGAAGGTAAGCTGCAGTAGCAGTGGGAAGGTAAAGAGAAAGGCAGCAGTAAGGCCCATCTGAAGACTACGGACAAAAAATCCGGGGAAAAGGCCGGGTACATTGAAGAGCGAAGGTTTGAACAGGCCATCGCCACCGGTCCCCTCCTGCCGCTTTTCCCACCTGAAAAGCAACATCAGCAATAATATTCCAAGTCCGATAAGGACAGGGGTAATGGAAAGGCCAAAAGGAGCGATTTCAAAAGGTCCGATCACAAAAGGCTGCTTGGCAAGCCAGAATCCGTAGACCTGTCCCAATAGAATTCCCAGGACAATGGAGAAAAGGCTCAGAACGGACAGGAATGAGCCTGCAAAATCAAACTTCGGCTTTCCTTCCATCGGCAGATCTGCCTTGATGCTTCTGCTAAGCACCAGCACCGAGACCACTACCAGCACCTCTAGCAGGAAAGCCCAGCGCCAGGTATGAAATGTTGTCAGGTAACCACCCACGATTGGACCTACAGCCGCTCCCACAGCACCGATAGCACTGACTATGCTATAGGCAAAAGCCAGATCCTTTCCCTGATATTCGTCCCTCAGCAGGGTCTGTATATTGGGCAGCATCAGTGCTGATCCCAGACCTTCGATAACAGACCAGCCTATCAGTAATGTGCCCAGTCCCTGACTTATGGAAGCAGTGAAAGTGCCTATACCGAAAAGTATCGTACCAATCAGAAATGTCCTCTTCTTGCCCAGAATGTCACCCAGTTTACCACCGATGAGTATGAACGATGCCATGACAAGTGCATAGATCGAGATAGCTCCCTGGATACCGCTTACAGTGGTGTCCAGATCTTCGATCAAAGCCGATATGGACACGTTCATTATCGTTGTGTCGATCACAATAATGAACATCGCCATTGAAAGTGTGATCAGCACCGACCATTTCTTCATCATAGCAAACCCTCCTACCCGGTATGCACCTGAATCAACTGAGAATCAAAACCCAGTTCATTCAGACAAGCCAAAACCCAAATCCCCATTAGTTGTTTATATTCTGCAAGTTTAGACTTTTTGACACTTAGTTACGTATCGCAATTCAGTAGTATTAATCATCGTCCATGTAAACTTCAGTCAGTCCCGAAAGCCTCCTTGGTACCTGGCAACATAACGTAGATCAGGACCAGGGCATTCAGTATCACCGAGGCGTTCACATCATACCACGAGCCGCCTGTAATCAGTATAATGAAATCGAAGCTCAGGTTCATGACTGAGAGAAAAGCAACGAACATCCACCCCTGTGGATCTACCTCCCAGAGCATCCTGGCTACCCAGAACCAGATATATGCCAGCAGGCCGTAGAGCAGAGCGTACCACAGATTGAAAGTACGTATGTCCAGAGGGCCTATAAAAGGCAAAAAGCCCAGAAAACGAAGTGTTATGATAACGTTCAATACAAATAAGATCCCGGCCAGGATTGCCAGGATCGTCACACCTATCGGCCTATTTTCCATTCATTCCACTCCCTTACACTCTTTAAAAGAAAGGATTTTATTGTTCCTCTCCCCTCTGGAATTCTCTGGAAAATGACTGCTCAACTGTTCCTGATTCCGTATTAAAGAACATGGTCCCTTCCATGGTCCATACAACTTCCCCTTCCGTCACGGCACCGAGGATTGCTGCCGGTGCTGTTGAAACTGATCCTACAAAGTTTGTTGTCGTTTCTATTTCTTCATCCGGTGGTATCTCAATAGGTTCCTCAAAGGTCCCCTCTCCCATTCTCACATCGTTAGCGTAGATATCATATTCCATTCTTTCAAGTTCCACCGTAGTATCCCCGGGATTATATACAGCAAAGGTCAAAGTCAGATCGACCACATCCCTGCTGATCTCATTTACCTCGATGCCCCTGATCCGCAGTTCCGTATCTCTTACAGCCTGAGCGCTCTCTTCTATATTCATATCTTCCTGTTCAGTCTGATTTGCCCCGGTATCATTATCTACTGGCTGGTCCTCGGTATCTGTTGACGTACATCCCATAGCCATGAACATAACAAACAGTATTATAAACAGTATTATCAATCGCTTTATCATAAACTAACCCCACTTATTGAATAGTCTTGTTTAACTAAACCGGGCCCGTATCCGGTGAAAAGTACTATGAAATACAAAGAAGGAATTGATCTGGCAATTGAACTTGTATCCATCGAAAATCACCTTTTAGGCCCATAAAAGAAATTAATATCCGGATTTAAATCATTGCAGGAAACTTTAGTCCGAATTAACCGATAGATGTGCCACAATAGAGAAAACAGAATATATCAGAGCATAGTACATCCAGTTCATATTCAGAATTATTATATACACAGGCCTGATTTCATCCATACTAAAGTTTCTTACGCTTTTATATGCCTTCCCAAAAGATATTAAAATGCATTAAAACGCCCATGCAGCTTAGATGCCTGCATCAGATAATCAATATAGCAGATAGAAATCTGCTGTAAAGGGGTTTCAATGCTCAGGAGAAGAAGGGAAAGGTCTGGAGGCCCTGGTGTGCTCAGAAGCAGAGCCACACCTGAAGCCACCGGGGAAGGAGAGCACCTCGGCACACGATTCAAAGTCCTCCAGCGTTTTTTTACAATTGGGGACCGCTTTTTTATAGAGGATGAACACGGTAACAGAGCATTCCGAATCGAGAACAAGGTACTTCGCTTGCGCAAGACACTGAAGTTCCAGGATCTTGATGGTAATGATATCTACAAGATACAGGAGAAAGTGGCACGTATACGCGATACCATGGAGATCGAGAGTGATGGCCATACTGTTGCAAAGGTTCATAATGCACTTATCACACCGCTGCGTGACCGCTGGAAGGTCTCCGTTACAGACGGCGAGGATCTGACGGCTAAGGGCAATATCCTGAACCATGAATATAAGATCATGAGAAATGGCCGGGTCATCGGAGAGGTTTCTAAAAAATGGTTCCGTGTCCGTGATACATATGGTGTGGATGTGCACGACGGTGAGGACGCCCTGCTTATTCTTGCAATTACTGTGGTCATTGATACAATGGCACACAAAGGACGATAATGGGGGAAATAAATGTCAAACATATACGATCTGGATTCGGTAAATAGCCAGGCATTATTGCTGGGAGGAATCGCCTCGCTTATATTCGGCATTTTGCTGCTTAGCTGGCCTGGGGCTACACTATCTGTAATTATGTTACTTGTTGGTCTTTGGTGGTTGATACAGGGAATATTCATGATATTCGGTATATTCCTTGACAGTTCACAATGGGGCTGGAAACTATTTTCAGGAATAATAGGGATAGTCGCCGGCATACTTGTCCTGCAACATCCGCTTCAGGCATCTGTTATAGTACCGGCAACTCTGGCACTTATTATTGGAATACTGGGGCTTAGTATGGGAATTTTAGTTCTGATCGCTGCCTTTGCAGGTGACGGATGGGGAACAGGCATACTTGGTGTTGCCAGTATTCTCATAGGTCTGCTGTTCATCTTCAATGTCTATCTCGGTGCAACTATACTTGTATGGTCGATTGCCTTCTTGATGATAGTATCCGGAATAAGCGGAATATACTGGGCATACAGGGATCATGAATTTGTAGTCAAGAAAGGTCATACACCACATTGAAACTATTATTTATTTTTCATTTTATCCTTTTTTGAACTCACAATACCCAGTAACAATGCGTTTTTAACCAATCTTAGCTATGGCCGTTGAGATAAAGTGAACAAGCATCTGCATTAACCATACCAACCTTCACATTTTTATCCCAGGCAGGACTTTAATTCAGATAGATATCATGAGAACCATAGACTGGAATGACGAATCAAATTCTATAGTTATGATAGACCAGACGCTCCTTCCTGTGGAGTACAGGGTGATCGAATGTAAGACACTTGCTTCGCTCTGTGAGGCGATCAGATCCCTGCGCGTAAGAGGAGCACCCGCACTAGGGGCTGCCGGAGCCTTCGGAATAGCTCTTGCAGCAGAACTGAGCAGTGCGGATGATATGGATGGTCTGACAAGAGACCTGAAGGTAGCGGCAAAGACAATCAAGGCTACCCGACCCACTGCGGTAAATCTTGCGTGGGGAGTGGACAGGACCATCAATGCGATCTCGGATGCATATGATGTTGATGGCATCAAGGACATTGTACTTGCC
The window above is part of the Methanolobus zinderi genome. Proteins encoded here:
- a CDS encoding HdeD family acid-resistance protein; the encoded protein is MSNIYDLDSVNSQALLLGGIASLIFGILLLSWPGATLSVIMLLVGLWWLIQGIFMIFGIFLDSSQWGWKLFSGIIGIVAGILVLQHPLQASVIVPATLALIIGILGLSMGILVLIAAFAGDGWGTGILGVASILIGLLFIFNVYLGATILVWSIAFLMIVSGISGIYWAYRDHEFVVKKGHTPH
- a CDS encoding LEA type 2 family protein; the encoded protein is MIKRLIILFIILFVMFMAMGCTSTDTEDQPVDNDTGANQTEQEDMNIEESAQAVRDTELRIRGIEVNEISRDVVDLTLTFAVYNPGDTTVELERMEYDIYANDVRMGEGTFEEPIEIPPDEEIETTTNFVGSVSTAPAAILGAVTEGEVVWTMEGTMFFNTESGTVEQSFSREFQRGEEQ
- a CDS encoding MFS transporter encodes the protein MMKKWSVLITLSMAMFIIVIDTTIMNVSISALIEDLDTTVSGIQGAISIYALVMASFILIGGKLGDILGKKRTFLIGTILFGIGTFTASISQGLGTLLIGWSVIEGLGSALMLPNIQTLLRDEYQGKDLAFAYSIVSAIGAVGAAVGPIVGGYLTTFHTWRWAFLLEVLVVVSVLVLSRSIKADLPMEGKPKFDFAGSFLSVLSLFSIVLGILLGQVYGFWLAKQPFVIGPFEIAPFGLSITPVLIGLGILLLMLLFRWEKRQEGTGGDGLFKPSLFNVPGLFPGFFVRSLQMGLTAAFLFTFPLLLQLTFEFTAMQTGFALLPLSAAVLVAAIVGARLTARFIAKRIIQAGFLLIIFGLGIVAATVKPDVQPSDLSYGVVFGAGIGLVTSQILNLIYSSVDEHETPETAGITGTFEQLGNSIGVALVGTIMIGTLMTGLTVSIEDSTAIPQQYKPELNAAVQDGVQLVSDTQIQNWLQTTDADAELKAEIMDIYAADRTQAFKVGIAFLIFLALVGLVSTVGLSDRKLVEK
- a CDS encoding DUF1269 domain-containing protein, which translates into the protein MSKETINEGQGAESVGMFVAAYVEEMGADHALDSLKQSKKHGGFYYDDAAVVRHDAKGKVHIKETEDMSTGKGVGIGTLIGGVIGLLGGPAGVVVGAGAGAVVGGAAAHHDAGFDNKSLKEIGTSLPSGTSALVVTTSKKFVEEVRKHTPKTETLTMAKEISHEISDHLAARKDVLLAMDLTMDGIAASEVVSSPEEVEVFGIAVSEEEAVAGAGEVTSEGAVEFAAVSTGETKKKE
- a CDS encoding LURP-one-related/scramblase family protein; amino-acid sequence: MLRRRRERSGGPGVLRSRATPEATGEGEHLGTRFKVLQRFFTIGDRFFIEDEHGNRAFRIENKVLRLRKTLKFQDLDGNDIYKIQEKVARIRDTMEIESDGHTVAKVHNALITPLRDRWKVSVTDGEDLTAKGNILNHEYKIMRNGRVIGEVSKKWFRVRDTYGVDVHDGEDALLILAITVVIDTMAHKGR